DNA sequence from the Candidatus Poribacteria bacterium genome:
GTGTTGAAAGGATTTCGTCGTCTGAACCGATGTAAGCGGCAAAGTTGAAATCTTGGACCAACCCGTTCATCAGAATCATTGTAGATTTCAAGCCATCATTGTGTTCATATTGATAGGCGATTGGGTCTTTCACGATCTCTTTCAACTCGTCCAACGTCGGAAACGGATTGTTGAACCCCGGACGTGATGGTGTGAGCGTATGACTCCGACAGAGAGCTGTTTCAAAGAGTTCCCGCGACCAGCGTTCGGTGTAATGTGCCTCCCAGAACGCGTCGCCGCGATATGCCTGTAACCATTTGATCCCACTCTCACCGCCTTCGCGTCGCTCTACCATACACTGTAATGTCTCTAAGGCGTGGAAGTCATAACTATCCACGCCACCGTAGCCGACACAGACCGCCTCCGAGACCGGTACACCAAGCGGCATATCAATAGAAGGCGTGCGCCATGTAACTGGTAGGGACGAGCCTGCCATAAACGCGAAGTCCATAGACTGGGAAATGTCGTACATCTCGCGCGCCCATTCCCAGTTCCATGAGAGATGTTTGTCGTTAAAGGTTGGCACGCCGCGCCCGCTCTTTTCATAGACCTCAGCGATCTGCATGAAATGTTCATAGCGCGGATAGAGACGTTGCCCCTTTTCGTTGGTGGGATACTCGCCGTGTTCACCGATAATCAAGACACCGTCGACTGCGAGTTCCTCACCACCGAGGGTGAGTGCCTCCGCAATCGTAGGATATCCCTTCATTGAGGGAAAACGTTCCAGACGTTCGCGACTGAGGTCGTTGTCCTTGACCTGTTCAACGAAAAGGGAAACGAGATCCATCGGTGGGTGATGATGTCGGCTGTTCCACCCATAGCCTTCTAAGAACCGATCGACGATATGCTGCGTGTGCGAGTACTTGTGATAAATCGTCGCAATCGCGGCGATTTTAGGACGTTTTTCCATTTTTTAATTATTCCTTGCGGTTAGACAACGTGAGATTGGACTTTGACGCACCTTTCTTAAATCCGCTCTCCATTTCATTACGAGCTAATGCAAATAGCGAATTCAGTCTTTCTGTAGGAGAGGTATCCAAATTCGGTATATTACTTTTTATCTCCCAGTTTCTTGAGTTCTCCCCAGCATCTCGGAAGTTTGCCTTTTGGGTTTACCGCCAGAAAGCCGGTGTCATACGCCTCAACGATCGGTGAAAATATTCCGTTGTCTAACCAACCCCCTAAAAGATAGATGGTGCCATTCACCACAACTGCCGTTGTTGCTTTTGGGATTGTTATGGGTGGTGCTTTGTGCCATTTGTTGACAGTTGGATTATAAACATCTACAGCATCAATGCGTCTAAACCAATTGTTCCGATCATAACCGCCTATTGTCCAAATCTCATTACCGACGACAACGGTTTCAAACCAACATTTCGGCATGGGTATATTAGGACGTTTACGCCACGTGTTAATTTTCGGATTATATTCTTCAATACTGTTAACAACACGATCACCAAGGGGTCCCGCGAACGAAACTTCACCACCGAGCACATAAACTTTACCGTCTACAACTTCAGCCTTCGCCCATCCCCGTTCTGTCGGCATATTCGCTCGCTTCTCCCATCTATCGGTCAAAGGATCGTAAACCTCAACAAGACCTGTAAACTCCCGTTTGCCGAGGTTTTTGTTGTGGATGCTCCCGCCAATGATGTATATCTCTCCGTCAACAACCGCGGTGACGAAACCCTTACGGCGCGTTGGCATATCCCGTTTCTTGACCCACGTATCGGTGCGTGTGTCATACATCTCAACGATTTTTGTGTATTCGCCGTGCATCTCTTCTCGCCCTCCAAACACATAGATGTCGGTGGAGAAAACGGCAGCTTTAGCAGAAATCCGCGCTGTCGGTACACTTGCAACTTTCCGCCATGTGTTCGTCCGTGTGTCATAGACATCTACCGTTGAAAGTGCAGGGGCACCACCCCCTAAATTTTCATGGTGATCGAAACCGCCGGTCAGGTAAATTTTACCATTCACAGCCGCGGCTGCCATGCCCCTTCTCCATGTTGGCAGTTCGGATATCTGCTCCCAACCTCCAGCAAAACTGTTAGAGACACCAACGAGGAAAAGGATGATAACCCATTGCAAATACCTACATTTCGCGAACATAGTTTTCTCCTTATACGTTTAGAACGTGCATTCGATATCAGACATCCGGAAAGAGAACCTTTTTTCCCGTTAAAGACACAATTTTAGAGTGGAAAAGGTGCATAAAATTGGCACGTTAGCTGTGTATAAAGAAATCGTTCCTGAAAATCCATCAATTTGATGAGCCACAAAAATCCATCTACGGCGAGGGTATCGTAGAATCGACATTTAGCGGTTTCTCTATTAGCACGACCGGTGCCTGACAACAATCACAATTCCCCGGGGCAACCGCTCGGATGTAGCACGTGTCGCAGTAATAGTAGAGTTCATGGACGACACCATCTTTGATAGCATAAAATCGGATGACTTCCAGCAGTTGCGTTTTGGGAAAGACGCGACTGTTGATAATCAGATCTTTCTCATGTAGTCGCTCGTCCAGAAAGAGTGCCTCCGCCAGCGATGTCCGTAGAAGCGTATAGTATTTGCCATCCTCGGTCTTGACACCGTATAGATGATCGTGAGTTTTAAAGAGTTCTACGGCATAGTGCGTGTGCATCTCCTCCGCTAAGCAAACAATTTTGCCTCGGAGTTCGACCTCTTGCGGTTTCTGTTCTTCAGTCGAAGGTGTAGCTCCACTGATGAATAGAATTAGCACGATGAAAAATAGGGAAAACCATTGTAAGTTACGCATCATTCATCTCCTTCTTTGCCCATCGATTTGGACCAGGACCGGGTTGATGTTCATTACGAACGCGTTTAAATTCCTCAGGCGTGGCAACAACATCTTTAGGGTGCAACCGACTCCGAGCGAGAAAGCCTGCCTCGGGTTGATAGCCGGTCGGTTTTGACGCGTCTTGATAGCGGGAATCAACACTCCACCTGACTTGATTGCTGACGTTCGGGATAGAGCGGTGCGGGGTCAAATTGGTAAGTAGAAGAATGCTGCCAAACTTGACAGGAACCACAACCGGATCGACTTCGGGTAATGCATCATCCGGTATTTCAAGATAAAAACGTTCAGAATGCCGATGTCGGAACACACCATCCCGATGGGCATGGGGGATGACTTCCAAACATCCGTTCTCAACGGTAGCATCTATCAGTGGAATCCAGATCGTGAGTTGCAAGACAGAATCACATTTAGGCTCCATATAGCCAGCGTCCTGATGCCATGGAACGAGAGTTCGGTCGTGCTCGGGAAGCTTCGGACGCACCCGATAGGCGGGGTGACACATAATCTCCGGTCCAACGAGCGACTCGGCAATGTCAAGCAGCTTCGGATTAATCAGCAGGTCGAAGAGTGCCGGTCCCGTATGTGCCCCACTGAACACCTTCTGGAACACGATTGGGGACTGCGCCGTAATTTTTGCCAAACGGGTGTCAAATCCCTCCGCTTTGAATTCGGAGTCAATTTCGCCTTCCGCGTAGAGTTCTGATGCGCCAGCGTCTACAATTTCCTCAAACTCCGCGATAAGTGGGTTCAGGTCGTCCGGTGCAAGCGCATTCTCAATTAACAAATAGCCGTTTTCATTAAAATCGTGGATTTGCGAATTAGTCAATACTTTCATAACGCCTCTCATATCTGGACGAGTTCAACCAGAATGCCATCTGGATCTTTCGCGCACGCCACGCCCACTGCGTCTGGTGCGCTTATAGGGTCAGACAGAAATTCAACACCGTTCTGTTTTAAGGCTTCGACGGTTCCCTGAATATCGTCTACAAAAAAGGTAAGCCAGCGAACACCTGCTGCGAATTCGTCCGCTGGTGTCGGCGGTGGCGATTCAATATCCATGAGTTTGATAAGTGTGTTACCGGCTTTAAGTCGGACCTGGCGAAAGCCTGTCGGTGCAAGTCCTACACCGCGGGCAAGGTCATCTGGAATCTCCAACTCCAGCACGATCTCAAGTCCCAACTTGTTGTGATAAAAATCCAGGGAGGCGGCAAAGTCGCTACAGGTAATAGCGATGTCAATAGTGGGATGCGATAAGTTTAGCACGAGTTTCTAACCTCCTCGGTGGTCACACGATCACGATCATCGTGATGGCGTGTCACTGCCTGTCAGAACGAAGATTGCTTCTCGAAATTGACCGAGTGGACGCTCATCATAGGTAATGTCTACAGGAACAACAATTCTCTTTCCTGAAGTGTCGCGGTGCCTCGGAATTGGAACAGAAAAATCGATGTGACCGTCTGATCTCGCTGAAATCGTTGTTTCTGCAGGGGAAATTCCTATATCCCAAGCACTTGGAAGGATCGGCTGGACAATTGCTGTGCGTGGTTCAGATGAATGATTCGTTATCTCCACGCGTAACTGTGCCGTTTCACCAAGCACGACCTCCTGTTCATAAGGATAACAGCGGACCCAATGTTCGTCGATGCCGTAGTTCGCATGGTCCCAAGGAAAGAGTTCAGTATAGCATTTTTCCCGTTCCGCGAGTGTGTCCAACATACACTGCATCTCGGCATCAGTAAACTCAAAGGCTGGATTGACATGGCAGTTAAAGATGTGCGTCGGTTTAAGTTCCTGAATAAGCCGCAGACATTTTTCATAACCAACATCTTTGCCGAGCAAATTCCGATTCCCAGAACAATAGTCATCGATTCCTGCCATCGTGAAGGAGTCCCCTGAGAAGAACATCCGGATGCCGCGTCCCTCAACGAGCAGTCCACCATGGTAATAGGTTTGTCCCGGAAAATGGTATGCCGTCATTGTGAACTCATTCCATTGCCAAGAATCTCCATCACGGGTAATGCGATCGACTCGGGTAACCGAAGGCGAAATACAGGGAAGCCTGAAACCGATTGGGTTCGTAATAACTCGTGCGACAACCGAATCCGTTATCGTTTCACAAGGGAAAGTTGTCTGAAATTCGGGGATGGCATCAACATGGTCATCGTGGTAGTGTGTCACCCAAAACTGGGTAACCTCCGAAATTTCGCCGTCTGCTTGTAATTGTTGGATCTGTTTGATAACATTCGGTGAACCGCAATCCATCACGAACGCTTCATTGTTTTCGGAGATTATCATCCACGTTGTGCCGAAATGGCGTAAGAATTCGGGTGGTGGCTTGCCCTCTCGGATAGGCATGTGCCCAGCGTGTCCCTCAAATTCAGCAAAGAGTATCGGAAAGTAGTGCCGGAGGGCGGAGATTGCGACGTATTTATCGTAACAGTGTGCTAACTGCTGTAGGAGTGAATCGATTGCCCCATCTGGGTTTTTCATAACAACACCATGCGTAGGAACGAGTGCCGTTGGTGATGTCTGGCGGATTTTCTCAAGACTCTCAGTGAGTTCGTCGCGTGCACCGAGAAAACCATGATAGTCGCTTGTCTGCTGTCCTTTTTGTAAACTGTAGAGTTCCCACAATTGACCCTCATCATAAATGAGATCGCCAGAGAAAGCGAATCGTTCTCCATCAACATCAATAAGATAGGTGACACTTCCATCGGTATGTCCTGGCGTTTCAAGAACCGTCAGCGATGCCGGTCCCCATCCAAACTGCATACCTTCCATATATTCATCGACCACCGAGATAGAGTTGGCCAGCATGAGATTGTGGGGATGGTAATTGTAGAGGTGCCACCGATATTGTGGATCGTCCCAAAAAGTTTCGACCTCGCTAAACCACGATGCCCCTTTCGCTGGAACCCCGACGCGAACATTATCAGGTATTGGAAATCCCGCTGTGCTATCGCGGTGATAATGTGTGAACAGAATCTGCTCGATGTCAATGATCCCGAGTTCCGCGAGTGTGGCTTGGAGGGCAGTTCCACTCGGCTCAATAAGAAGTGCACGGTCACCATCACGGAGGATACCTGTATTGACATGCCCATGATGAACGTAAAGGTGATGGCTGAGTTGAGAAAAGCGGGTCTGCATTGGGCATCCTCATTCACTGTAGGCGCGCTTTGCAAGCGCGCCTCGTGAAATTGAGCGAAATTGAGGGTATCCTTAAAAACTACGCCTCCGCGAACTGTGGTCTACCGAGGGCATCCGTTCTGCCTTGGCGTTTGTAGTGCGGGAGATGCCCACCTGCGTCTGCCAAGATCCGTTCTTGTGCGCGGGCAATCCGATCGGCACCCTGATCAGCGATATTGTGCTGGCAGGCGACATCCGCTTCAAGATCAAACAGCCGTATATCATCCTTAAAATCGACACTGGAGAAATACCAACTTCTTGCATCTTTATACCAAACGGAGTTGACATAGCGGCAGGTGAGGTATTCACGCGACGTCCAATCGTTTTTTCCTTCAACGAGCGGTAGCAAGCTCTGTCCTTGAATCTCGCCAGCGGGTTCGACCTGGCTGGCTGCCATAACGGTAGCAGGAACATCAAGGGTATAGACGAATTCATCGCACGTTGTGCCAGCATTCGCGCCAGACGGGTGGCTCACCATCATCGGAATGTCCATCGTGCCCGGGTACATAAAGTTCGCCGGTTTTCCGGTGGCTTTGTCCGGATTTTCTGCGAAGTTCGTGCCGTGGTCTGCGAGGAAAACAATAAGTGTGTTCTCACGCAATCCGAGCCGATCAATGGTATCTACCAACCTGCCAAACCAGGTATCTACAAGCGTTACCAAGCCCGCGTAGTTGGCTTTAACACTCGGCAACCGTTCTTCAAGTTCCGCATCGTTGAGTGAACCGTAGGGCAGGTTGAGACAGATAGGTTCGCGGTCTTCGCGCTTACCGTAGAGGTCATAATAGTGAATGGGTGCTTCCCATGTTTCGTGCGGCGTGAAGCTATCTACATAGAGATAAAACGGCGTATTCTGATGATTGTGCTCAACGAATTCAATTGCGGAGCGGAATAACCTTGCGGCGTGCCACATCTCCTCTGGGCGTTCAGGCTGGACGTTCACAACATGGGCACGGATACGTTCGGGGTTTCCTCGATAACGGGAAATCAGTGAAGGATCGGCGTGCGCACCACCGCGGTACCTATCTTCGGCTTGACCTCTGACGAACTCCCATTGTCGGAATCCACGTGTGAAATTCATACCCGGCACGAAATAGTGGGGCACATCGGCAAAGAAACCGGTATGATACCCATTTTGGACAAGCGATTCAGCGATCGCGGGTTCATCGGAAGACATGGGTTGCCAACCGGGCGTATAAACGTTGTCCCACGGCACGGGGGTATAGGTGCTGAATGGATAAGCACGTCGACCGGTGTGTAAGGTCCGGCGCGTCGGGATTGTCGGCAAGCATTCGGGATGAGCGTTCGTAAATCTGACACTCTGTTCGGCAAACCGTGCTAAATTCGGGGTCTGAACCCAATCGTTGCCATAAGGACTGAGATATGCGGTTCGCAGTGTATCTGAAACAACGACGACTATGTTCCAACTCATTTTTTAATTTTCCTTGCGGTTCGGTTAGGTGAGGTCTGGTTAATTAGTTCTTTTCCGTATATCCACTTTCTGTAAGGGCTGAGTTACCCAGTCCCCGCGCGTTCCAAGCTACACGCTTTAGCTATTGGTAGGTGCGGAATAATCGAAAACAAGCACATCCTCAACAAGTGGACGGATGTGTTCACTCGCGATTTGACGATGAAAAGGGTGTGGCAGATATGCGTCGCGTGCCGCTTCGTCTGTAAAACGGACGATAAAACCGTATGCATACCCCTGACTTTTGCTCTCAGGACTGTTGTTCGTGCCAGCAGTTATGGATTCAATGCCGGGAATTTCATCAGCCATTCCGAATAATGCATCGGATAAAGTTTCCAGATGCGCTGTGGTAACATCGGATTTTAATTTTAGTAGGACGATGTGTTCAACCATTATGACTTCCTTCTTCCATAGCGAAAATTTGATTTGCCAAATTGGAAAAATTGTTATATAATCTAAGTATTACACAAACGTTATTTTTTTTCAAGCTTCCCACGAAGTTTGAGAACCAACCACAAAGGAGAGTCAAAATGAAATTAGCGTATGTTTTTATCGTTGCCCTACTCATAGCAACTTCGTTGACCGTATTTGCGGACAAAGTGGTGGTAACGGATATAGAGGATAACAAGGGTGGCGCGTATCAAGCCACCGAGTTGGAAGAAGGTGGGAAATTTTTCCACGATAGGGACTATACGATTACGACTATCCCGAAAGATTTTCTTGGACTAACGCAAGTCTCCACGTCAGCAGACTGTCCAGGCGGACAGGACTACCGACTCACGTTTGAAATCGACCGGCCGGCTTATATCTACCAAGCCTGGGATAGCCGACATACACGTCCGGAAGAACGCGGACAGGATCCGAAAGGTTGGTTTACAGACGGATATACGGATACTGAAGAAATCCTCATGTTGGATGCACCACACGCTCCGACCGAGTACCATATCTACAAATCTAACGAACCGCATCCGAAAGGAACAGTGGAATTGCTCGGTATTGATGAGGTCATCGGAGATCCGGTCCTCATGTGGACGATCTTCCTCGAAGAAGGCGTGCTTCCTGTTGACCCCGCTGGGAGTCTAACGACAACATGGGGTAAAATCAAATCGGATCAGTAGCGCTATCATTCAAACCGAACTCAACCAAAAGCGGGCTTACCAGCCCGCTTTCCTTTTGCTACTTCTTCAACACAGACGACAGACTGCTAATAGATAATACACGCCCCACCCGCACAGACACTCCCTGCTTTCTGCGTCACATCACCAGCAATACTGTCAGCCTCACCTGCTTCAAACTCGGCAACAACCGACATCGTTTCCTCTGCCGGTTCCGATAGACTGAGTTGGAGCGTATCGCTCTGCGTGAACGTCACGGTGCATCCTGTCGCCTGAAAAAGGGCAATCGCGATGCAAAAAAGAATCAGAAGGGAGAATAGACTAAGCTGTATGCATTTCATCGTTAAATCTCAACTCTCCGGAGGTCGGCTTGGTCAAGTGTATTCGTGCCTAAACCGAGCACACTCGCCGTGTTGATATGGTTTGCTAACTTAGATACAGAACCCAATTCCAACTCCTCGCGCTTCTGGTTGACCGTCTGAAGGACAAGGACATCAAGAATAACCGGATCTGCCCCGACGAAGAGACTGCCATATTTCCACGCGCTTTCGGCGTGATATGTAGGTCCTCGGTCGAACGATGCAACCAACCCATCAACGATATTGAGGACAAGTTTATCTTTCAGGACCTTATGTTCCAAAATCTCGGCGATAGCCGGATTGCAATAGATCGGTTTTCCATGAAATCGGCGTGTGTTATCCACACTACCAAACGCGAGGTTCTTCAAACACCCACTGATACCCGCCATTTCATGGTGTTTCAAAACAGGAACATTAATCAACACATCAACATGCTGCGTAACGATTCGGGAATACCGGGAACGAGTACTTTCGTTTTCTCGGCGGTTAACACTGTCTTTTCCGCTTTCGTAAAATATCTCATCATCATACCCGATACCTTCTGTGTCAGAGGCAAAAGTCTGCACTTCGCCTTCCTCTTGCTTGATGGGGTACCCAGCATTCAAGAGATGGTTTTCAAACCGGTCCCAGATAATAATTTGTTTTTTGAGGACCCCGGCACCGTATACTCCCTCAACAATCTTATCAACAATTATCGGATGTGTGCTGAGTTCAGGGCCGCCAAGTGGATTGATTTTTATGCCGACGATGTCGTCGGGTAAGACAATATCTCGCCACGCCTCTTTCGCGGAGGCACGTCCAGTGAACTTCATCATCGCCTGATCAATCAGCTCACTAACAGCATCTTCATCGAGTCGATCGCCATCCCAGACGTTTTCACTGACCGCCTCAACGACAGGCGTAAGGGGAGTTGTTGTTGTGGTATCGGGCTGTAATTGCCCACTACTTAACTGTGCGAACGCCGGAAGAGCACTTAGTGCGCCGCCGATTCCGCCAACACCCGTAGCAAGTCGGGTTAAGAATTGTCGTCGGTCAAGCGCATCTCGGTGCTGCGCTTCTTCTTGACTGTCGGCAATAATATCTTCTATAACGGTGTCGTAAGGTTTCATCAGAGTTTACCTAATTCCGTGAGAATCTGTGCTGTCGGAACACGGACGGCTACCCCGTCAATGGATTTCCAAGCGACTGTTCCATCCTTACGCAGAACATAGGATGCAGGACGTGCTATCCTGTCGTTACCAGGATCCAAGACGTTGTAAGCCTTGATTGCCTCTCTGTCCTTATCAGCGAGTACAGGGAATTCAAGTCCACTACCCTGGACTGTCTTTTTGGTATCGCCTTCATTATCGGAGCTGATAGCGACAAGTTCCGCACCTGCTGCCCGAATTTTAGCATAGTTTTTTTGCAACTCTCCGAGTTGCCCTCTGCAGAACGGTCACCAGCCGCCTCGGTAAAATACAAGCACTACGTTCTTGTTGCCGACATAATCAGCGAGAGCGTGCAACGTGCCGTCGGCATCTGGTAATTCAAAGGCAGGAGCTTGACTTCCGGTGCTCAAGCCTCGACCCGGATCCAACTTATCCGGTCCAGGAAG
Encoded proteins:
- a CDS encoding Dabb family protein, with product MVEHIVLLKLKSDVTTAHLETLSDALFGMADEIPGIESITAGTNNSPESKSQGYAYGFIVRFTDEAARDAYLPHPFHRQIASEHIRPLVEDVLVFDYSAPTNS
- a CDS encoding VOC family protein, translated to MLNLSHPTIDIAITCSDFAASLDFYHNKLGLEIVLELEIPDDLARGVGLAPTGFRQVRLKAGNTLIKLMDIESPPPTPADEFAAGVRWLTFFVDDIQGTVEALKQNGVEFLSDPISAPDAVGVACAKDPDGILVELVQI
- a CDS encoding DUF362 domain-containing protein — its product is MKPYDTVIEDIIADSQEEAQHRDALDRRQFLTRLATGVGGIGGALSALPAFAQLSSGQLQPDTTTTTPLTPVVEAVSENVWDGDRLDEDAVSELIDQAMMKFTGRASAKEAWRDIVLPDDIVGIKINPLGGPELSTHPIIVDKIVEGVYGAGVLKKQIIIWDRFENHLLNAGYPIKQEEGEVQTFASDTEGIGYDDEIFYESGKDSVNRRENESTRSRYSRIVTQHVDVLINVPVLKHHEMAGISGCLKNLAFGSVDNTRRFHGKPIYCNPAIAEILEHKVLKDKLVLNIVDGLVASFDRGPTYHAESAWKYGSLFVGADPVILDVLVLQTVNQKREELELGSVSKLANHINTASVLGLGTNTLDQADLRRVEI
- a CDS encoding sulfatase — translated: MSWNIVVVVSDTLRTAYLSPYGNDWVQTPNLARFAEQSVRFTNAHPECLPTIPTRRTLHTGRRAYPFSTYTPVPWDNVYTPGWQPMSSDEPAIAESLVQNGYHTGFFADVPHYFVPGMNFTRGFRQWEFVRGQAEDRYRGGAHADPSLISRYRGNPERIRAHVVNVQPERPEEMWHAARLFRSAIEFVEHNHQNTPFYLYVDSFTPHETWEAPIHYYDLYGKREDREPICLNLPYGSLNDAELEERLPSVKANYAGLVTLVDTWFGRLVDTIDRLGLRENTLIVFLADHGTNFAENPDKATGKPANFMYPGTMDIPMMVSHPSGANAGTTCDEFVYTLDVPATVMAASQVEPAGEIQGQSLLPLVEGKNDWTSREYLTCRYVNSVWYKDARSWYFSSVDFKDDIRLFDLEADVACQHNIADQGADRIARAQERILADAGGHLPHYKRQGRTDALGRPQFAEA
- a CDS encoding MBL fold metallo-hydrolase gives rise to the protein MQTRFSQLSHHLYVHHGHVNTGILRDGDRALLIEPSGTALQATLAELGIIDIEQILFTHYHRDSTAGFPIPDNVRVGVPAKGASWFSEVETFWDDPQYRWHLYNYHPHNLMLANSISVVDEYMEGMQFGWGPASLTVLETPGHTDGSVTYLIDVDGERFAFSGDLIYDEGQLWELYSLQKGQQTSDYHGFLGARDELTESLEKIRQTSPTALVPTHGVVMKNPDGAIDSLLQQLAHCYDKYVAISALRHYFPILFAEFEGHAGHMPIREGKPPPEFLRHFGTTWMIISENNEAFVMDCGSPNVIKQIQQLQADGEISEVTQFWVTHYHDDHVDAIPEFQTTFPCETITDSVVARVITNPIGFRLPCISPSVTRVDRITRDGDSWQWNEFTMTAYHFPGQTYYHGGLLVEGRGIRMFFSGDSFTMAGIDDYCSGNRNLLGKDVGYEKCLRLIQELKPTHIFNCHVNPAFEFTDAEMQCMLDTLAEREKCYTELFPWDHANYGIDEHWVRCYPYEQEVVLGETAQLRVEITNHSSEPRTAIVQPILPSAWDIGISPAETTISARSDGHIDFSVPIPRHRDTSGKRIVVPVDITYDERPLGQFREAIFVLTGSDTPSR
- a CDS encoding peroxiredoxin family protein, producing the protein MQKNYAKIRAAGAELVAISSDNEGDTKKTVQGSGLEFPVLADKDREAIKAYNVLDPGNDRIARPASYVLRKDGTVAWKSIDGVAVRVPTAQILTELGKL
- a CDS encoding phytanoyl-CoA dioxygenase family protein: MKVLTNSQIHDFNENGYLLIENALAPDDLNPLIAEFEEIVDAGASELYAEGEIDSEFKAEGFDTRLAKITAQSPIVFQKVFSGAHTGPALFDLLINPKLLDIAESLVGPEIMCHPAYRVRPKLPEHDRTLVPWHQDAGYMEPKCDSVLQLTIWIPLIDATVENGCLEVIPHAHRDGVFRHRHSERFYLEIPDDALPEVDPVVVPVKFGSILLLTNLTPHRSIPNVSNQVRWSVDSRYQDASKPTGYQPEAGFLARSRLHPKDVVATPEEFKRVRNEHQPGPGPNRWAKKEMNDA